Proteins co-encoded in one Chitinivorax sp. B genomic window:
- a CDS encoding VOC family protein, with protein MKLWSGVITDKVQASRDFYVKLFGCEVVFDTEWFVLLQLGGGEIGFLQSGHESQAPIFQSAFQGQGMWVAIDVEDVDREHERIRSLGMSIEVPIRDEPWGDRHFVVIDPNGIGVDVVQRR; from the coding sequence ATGAAACTCTGGTCTGGTGTGATTACTGACAAGGTGCAAGCATCAAGGGATTTTTACGTCAAATTGTTCGGTTGTGAGGTGGTATTTGATACCGAGTGGTTTGTGTTGCTACAGCTGGGTGGTGGAGAGATCGGCTTTTTGCAATCAGGCCACGAATCGCAAGCACCTATTTTCCAGTCAGCATTTCAGGGGCAGGGTATGTGGGTTGCCATCGATGTTGAAGATGTCGATAGGGAGCATGAGCGCATTCGGTCGCTTGGGATGTCAATTGAAGTGCCAATTCGAGATGAGCCATGGGGAGATCGCCATTTTGTGGTGATTGACCCGAATGGGATTGGTGTGGATGTTGTGCAGCGTCGATAA
- a CDS encoding 16S rRNA pseudouridine(516) synthase — MPLERILQSQGFGSRKSCRQRIAAGEVTVNGVACDNPQALFELEDLQFEIDSVAWTYQDQVYLMLHKPAGYECSRNPQHHPSVLGLLPAPVVARGVQCVGRLDEDTTGLLLLTDDGAWLHALTHPRRHVPKRYFARLRHELSDDMLMGLRQGVLLHGETELLAARDAARVDTNVLALTIEQGKYHQAKRMVAAVSNRVDQLHRDAIGCLQLGDLPEGQWRFLSNVERDLAQQDPAIATG; from the coding sequence CTGCCTTTAGAGCGTATTTTGCAATCCCAGGGATTTGGAAGCCGAAAATCATGCCGGCAACGCATTGCTGCCGGTGAGGTCACTGTCAACGGGGTAGCATGTGATAATCCACAGGCGCTCTTTGAACTGGAAGATTTGCAATTTGAGATTGATAGCGTGGCATGGACTTATCAAGATCAGGTCTACCTGATGTTGCATAAGCCTGCAGGCTACGAATGCTCACGAAATCCTCAGCATCATCCGTCAGTGCTCGGATTGCTGCCGGCACCGGTGGTGGCTCGCGGTGTGCAATGTGTAGGGCGTTTGGATGAGGATACGACAGGTCTGCTGTTGTTGACTGATGACGGCGCATGGTTGCATGCGTTGACCCATCCGCGCCGACATGTTCCCAAGCGCTATTTCGCCCGGTTACGGCATGAACTTTCCGATGACATGTTGATGGGGCTGCGACAAGGCGTGCTACTGCATGGTGAAACCGAGTTGTTGGCCGCACGGGATGCAGCGCGAGTGGATACGAATGTCCTGGCATTGACGATTGAGCAGGGCAAGTATCATCAAGCCAAACGAATGGTGGCTGCGGTGAGCAATCGGGTTGATCAATTGCATCGTGATGCAATTGGTTGCTTGCAGCTGGGCGATTTACCGGAAGGGCAATGGCGTTTTCTGAGCAACGTAGAGCGGGATTTGGCTCAGCAAGATCCGGCAATCGCTACTGGCTAA